One region of Quercus lobata isolate SW786 chromosome 2, ValleyOak3.0 Primary Assembly, whole genome shotgun sequence genomic DNA includes:
- the LOC115970645 gene encoding zinc transporter 4, chloroplastic-like, with amino-acid sequence MSFIEDLWSLLCLEWFRTKLQTLPDSIFSTVSESMSSASCKDGELENCRDESTALILKLVAIASILIAGVVGIAIPLVGRNRRFLRTDGNVFVAAKAFAAGVILATGFVHMLSGGSEALSDPCLPEYPWSKFPFSGFFAMVASLVTLFVDFVGTQYYERKQRVIEEKIRVGSEDPGLESGIVTALDGNGGKVFGEEEGGGIHIVGMHAHAAHHRHSHPHGQDACDGYVSDHGHGHGHGNGHGHSHGIDDDEEDGGVRHVVVSQVLELGIVSHSVIIGLSLGVSQSPCTIRPLIAALSFHQFFEGFALGGCISQAQFKNLSATVMACFFALTTPAGIAVGIGIASFYNPYSVGALVTEGILDSMSAGILVYMALVDLIAADFLSKRMSCNFRLQLVSYFTLFLGAGLMSSLAIWA; translated from the exons ATGTCATTCATTGAG GATCTCTGGTCTCTGCTCTGTCTCGAATGGTTCAGAACAAAACTCCAGACTTTGCCAG ACTCGATCTTTAGCACAGTTTCGGAATCTATGTCGAGCGCGAGCTGTAAAGATGGCGAGTTAGAGAATTGCCGAGACGAGTCAACGGCTTTGATTCTCAAACTCGTGGCCATAGCTTCGATTTTGATTGCTGGAGTGGTTGGAATCGCGATTCCACTCGTGGGAAGGAACCGCCGATTCCTTCGTACCGACGGAAATGTGTTTGTTGCGGCGAAAGCTTTCGCTGCCGGTGTAATTCTCGCAACCGGGTTTGTCCACATGTTGTCGGGCGGGTCGGAGGCGCTATCCGACCCGTGTTTGCCCGAGTACCCGTGGTCCAAGTTTccattttctgggttttttgcCATGGTGGCTTCGCTGGTGACCCTATTCGTTGACTTTGTTGGGACCCAGTATTATGAAAGGAAACAGAGAGTAATTGAGGAAAAGATCAGGGTCGGGTCGGAGGACCCGGGTTTGGAGAGTGGGATTGTGACGGCTTTGGATGGGAATGGTGGGAAAGTgtttggagaagaagaaggtggtGGAATCCATATTGTGGGGATGCATGCACATGCGGCGCACCATAGACATTCTCATCCACATGGACAGGATGCATGTGATGGATACGTGAGTGATCATGGACATGGACATGGACATGGGAATGGGCATGGGCATTCTCATGGgattgatgatgatgaggaggatGGGGGTGTTAGACACGTCGTCGTTTCACAG GTTTTGGAACTTGGGATTGTATCACATTCAGTTATCATTGGACTATCACTAGGGGTTTCACAAAGTCCATGTACTATAAGACCCTTAATTGCAGCATTATCCTTCCATCAATTCTTTGAAGGATTTGCACTTGGAGGTTGCATCTCCCAAGCCCAGTTTAAAAATCTATCAGCAACAGTGATGGCATGCTTTTTTGCCTTGACAACCCCAGCAGGGATTGCTGTTGGGATTGGCATTGCTTCATTCTACAATCCGTACAGTGTTGGCGCTCTGGTTACTGAAGGCATCTTGGATTCAATGTCAGCTGGCATTTTGGTTTACATGGCTTTGGTGGACTTAATTGCTGCTGATTTCTTGAGTAAGAGGATGAGCTGCAACTTTAGACTGCAACTAGTATCTTATTTTACACTCTTCCTTGGGGCTGGATTGATGTCTTCATTAGCAATTTGGGCCtga